A genomic region of Arachis stenosperma cultivar V10309 chromosome 9, arast.V10309.gnm1.PFL2, whole genome shotgun sequence contains the following coding sequences:
- the LOC130948920 gene encoding zinc finger protein 1-like, whose amino-acid sequence MVASSDNTSSHGRDCGKLLAPSSKSCKLLKKYPQNKRRLQCKFCNKKFSNSQALGGHQNAHKLERAAVKRDNILAMASAYINYLPPSQSNMQNYYSNFSAFSHSSRTLGMQQPPQAMIHNRSSIALGPGYLHNVLLENQIMNPQRSRHHSPPGPALPPQDREVLPQKELLTMNLLPQQSRLSLGENMNPNQTNKQQQQPGLGNNKPQGEIDLTLKL is encoded by the exons ATGGTGGCATCATCAGACAATACTAGTAGCCACGGTAGAGATTGTGGAAAGCTTCTTGCCCCATCATCAAAGTCATGTAAGCTACTAAAAAAATATCCGCAAAATAAGAGACGGTTACAGTGTAAGTTTTGCAACAAGAAATTCTCCAATAGCCAAGCTTTGGGAGGGCATCAGAATGCACACAAATTGGAGAGAGCCGCCGTGAAGAGAGACAACATTCTCGCCATGGCATCTGCTTATATCAACTACTTACCACCATCTCAGTCTAATATGCAAaattattattcaaatttttCTGCTTTTAGTCATAGTAGTAGAACATTAGGGATGCAACAACCACCACAAGCAATGATTCATAATAGGTCTTCAATTGCACTTGGGCCTGGGTACCTTCATAATGTATTGTTGGAAAATCAAATCATGAATCCTCAACGTAGCAGGCATCATTCGCCGCCGGGACCGGCGTTGCCGCCGCAGGACAGAGAAGTATTGCCGCAAAAAGAATTATTGACAATGAATTTGTTACCACAACAGTCACGGTTGAGTTTAGGTGAAAACATGAATCCAAACCAAACAaataaacaacaacaacaaccag gTTTAGGGAATAACAAACCTCAAGGAGAGATCGATTTGACGCTCAAGCTCTAA